One Methylosinus sp. LW4 genomic region harbors:
- a CDS encoding patatin-like phospholipase family protein, producing MTPDKEEHPLGRRRIGLALSSGMARGWAHIGAVRALTRMGVSFDVVAGTSAGALVGGCFLAGKLDELEAWATSLDKRKIVSYLDLQLGYGGLIKGDRLLMELRRALGPMRVETLPTPFVAVATDLITGHEIWLQKGDLAETLRASFSLPGLFPPMEVDGRWLADGALVDPLPVAACRALGAELVIAVNLNTDIIGKSRDAARIPSTMGFDPITLLEQKQKPFVASLTESLTRGVFRRDPDRPSIFGVMTTSLSIMQDRLTRSRLAGDPPDVHITPRVGHIGLLEFDRTEEAVREGEAAVEKRREEISDALRVMGLI from the coding sequence ATGACGCCCGACAAAGAGGAGCATCCGCTCGGCAGGCGCAGAATCGGCCTCGCGCTCAGCTCCGGCATGGCGCGCGGCTGGGCGCATATCGGCGCGGTGCGCGCGCTGACGCGCATGGGCGTCTCCTTCGACGTCGTCGCCGGAACCTCGGCGGGCGCGCTCGTCGGCGGCTGCTTTCTGGCCGGCAAGCTCGACGAGCTCGAGGCCTGGGCGACCTCGCTCGACAAGCGCAAGATCGTCTCCTATCTCGATCTCCAGCTCGGCTATGGCGGGCTCATCAAAGGCGACCGCCTGCTGATGGAATTGCGCCGCGCGCTCGGCCCCATGCGCGTCGAGACCTTGCCGACGCCTTTCGTCGCCGTCGCCACCGATCTCATCACCGGCCATGAGATCTGGCTGCAAAAAGGCGATCTCGCCGAGACGCTGCGCGCCTCCTTCTCGCTGCCGGGCCTGTTTCCGCCGATGGAGGTCGACGGACGCTGGCTCGCCGATGGCGCGCTGGTCGATCCTCTGCCGGTCGCCGCCTGCCGCGCGCTCGGCGCGGAGCTGGTCATTGCGGTCAACCTCAACACTGATATCATCGGCAAGTCGCGCGACGCCGCGCGCATCCCTTCGACAATGGGCTTCGATCCGATCACTCTGCTCGAGCAAAAGCAGAAGCCCTTCGTCGCCTCGCTCACCGAATCGCTGACGCGCGGAGTCTTTCGCCGCGACCCCGATCGGCCCAGCATTTTCGGCGTGATGACGACCTCGCTCAGCATCATGCAGGACCGGCTGACGCGCTCGCGCCTCGCCGGCGACCCGCCCGACGTTCACATCACGCCGCGCGTCGGCCATATCGGCCTGCTCGAGTTCGACCGCACAGAGGAAGCCGTGCGCGAAGGCGAGGCGGCGGTGGAGAAACGGCGCGAGGAGATTTCCGATGCGCTGCGGGTGATGGGATTGATTTGA
- a CDS encoding prephenate/arogenate dehydrogenase family protein — translation MADPRAPIFEKVALIGLGLIGSSIARGARAYGAATRIVASDASEDVRARVRELGIADETTADLAEAVTGADLVILCVPVGACGEVARVIAPHLAPGAVLSDVGSVKGAIVAQVAPHVPASVHFIPAHPIAGTEYSGPDAGFATLFQNRWCILTPQDGFDGEAVTKLSAFWTRLGANVETMSATHHDLVLAVTSHLPHLIAYNIVGTAADLEEVTQSEVIKFSASGFRDFTRIAASDPTMWRDIFLNNKDAVLEMLGRFDEDLTALRRMIRTGDGDGLFALFTRTRAIRRSIIAQGQDTAAPDFGRAAPREE, via the coding sequence ATGGCTGACCCGCGCGCGCCGATCTTCGAGAAGGTCGCGCTGATCGGCCTCGGCCTCATCGGCTCGTCGATCGCGCGCGGCGCGCGCGCCTATGGCGCCGCGACGCGCATCGTCGCGAGCGACGCCTCGGAAGATGTGCGCGCGCGCGTGCGCGAGCTCGGCATAGCCGATGAAACGACGGCCGATCTCGCCGAAGCCGTGACCGGCGCCGATCTCGTCATTCTCTGCGTGCCGGTCGGCGCCTGCGGCGAGGTCGCGCGCGTGATCGCGCCGCATCTTGCACCCGGCGCCGTTCTCTCCGACGTCGGCTCGGTGAAGGGCGCCATTGTCGCGCAGGTCGCGCCGCATGTGCCGGCCAGCGTGCATTTCATTCCCGCGCATCCGATCGCCGGCACGGAATATTCCGGGCCGGACGCCGGCTTTGCGACGCTGTTTCAGAATCGCTGGTGCATTCTCACGCCGCAGGATGGTTTCGACGGCGAGGCGGTGACGAAGCTCTCGGCCTTTTGGACGCGGCTCGGCGCCAATGTCGAGACGATGAGCGCGACGCATCATGATCTCGTGCTGGCGGTGACGAGCCATCTGCCGCATCTCATCGCTTACAATATCGTCGGCACGGCCGCCGACCTCGAGGAGGTCACGCAGTCGGAGGTCATCAAATTCTCGGCGTCGGGCTTTCGCGATTTCACGCGCATCGCCGCTTCCGATCCGACCATGTGGCGCGATATTTTCTTGAACAACAAGGACGCCGTGCTGGAGATGCTCGGCCGTTTCGACGAGGATTTGACCGCGCTGCGCCGCATGATCCGCACCGGCGACGGCGACGGGCTGTTCGCGCTGTTCACGCGCACGCGCGCCATCCGCCGCAGCATCATAGCGCAGGGCCAGGATACGGCGGCGCCGGATTTCGGACGCGCGGCGCCGCGCGAGGAGTGA
- the hisC gene encoding histidinol-phosphate transaminase, with protein MTKPVVRRSVLAIDAYVPGKSAAPGAARVFKLSANETPLGPSPKAVEALRALAPKIAAYPDGSATRLRQAIGAAHRLDPDRIVCGAGSDDILALLAHAFIEPGDEGIYTQYGFLEYRIVILAAGGVPVIAPETDYKASVDAILERVTERTKIVFVANPNNPTGTYLPKSEILRLADALPPHVVLVIDAAYAEYVRADDYSAALELAATRDNVVTTRTFSKIYGLAGLRLGWGYGSAHIMDALNRLRGPFNVSAAAIEAGIEAVQDKAHVEAAIAHNARWLPFLTQEIEALGLEVLPSVANFIAIRFPDEAGRTAADADRFLTSRGLVLRAIGAYGMPQFLRLTIGSEEANRLVVAALGEFTASWRAAPRAAHG; from the coding sequence ATGACCAAACCTGTCGTGCGGCGAAGCGTGCTGGCGATCGACGCTTATGTGCCCGGCAAGAGCGCCGCTCCGGGCGCCGCGCGCGTCTTCAAGCTCTCGGCCAATGAGACGCCGCTCGGGCCGTCTCCCAAAGCCGTGGAGGCGCTGCGCGCGCTGGCGCCCAAGATCGCCGCCTATCCCGACGGCTCGGCGACGCGGCTGCGGCAGGCGATCGGCGCCGCCCATAGGCTCGATCCCGATCGCATCGTCTGCGGCGCCGGCTCCGACGATATTCTCGCGCTGCTCGCGCACGCCTTCATCGAGCCGGGCGATGAGGGGATCTACACGCAGTACGGATTCCTGGAGTATCGCATCGTCATTCTGGCGGCGGGCGGCGTTCCCGTCATCGCGCCGGAGACCGATTACAAGGCGAGCGTCGATGCGATTTTGGAGAGGGTGACGGAGCGCACGAAAATCGTCTTCGTCGCCAATCCCAATAATCCGACCGGGACCTATCTGCCGAAATCGGAGATTCTCCGGCTCGCCGATGCGCTGCCGCCGCATGTCGTGCTCGTCATCGACGCGGCCTATGCGGAATATGTGCGCGCGGACGATTATTCGGCGGCGCTCGAGCTCGCCGCGACGCGCGACAATGTGGTGACGACGCGCACTTTCTCGAAAATCTACGGTCTCGCGGGGCTGCGCCTCGGCTGGGGCTATGGCTCGGCGCATATCATGGATGCGCTGAACCGGCTGCGCGGCCCGTTCAATGTCAGCGCCGCGGCGATCGAGGCGGGCATAGAGGCGGTGCAGGACAAGGCGCATGTCGAGGCGGCGATCGCGCATAATGCGCGTTGGCTGCCGTTTTTGACGCAGGAGATCGAGGCGCTGGGGCTCGAGGTGCTGCCGAGCGTCGCCAATTTCATCGCCATTCGCTTTCCCGATGAGGCCGGTCGCACAGCGGCGGACGCCGATCGCTTCCTCACGTCGCGCGGGCTCGTGCTGCGCGCGATCGGCGCTTATGGAATGCCGCAATTTCTGCGGCTGACCATCGGCTCGGAGGAGGCCAATCGCCTCGTCGTCGCGGCGCTCGGCGAATTCACCGCCTCATGGCGCGCGGCGCCGCGGGCCGCGCATGGCTGA
- a CDS encoding chorismate mutase translates to MRDESLPKIETETLADLRDEIDRIDREMHGLLMQRGEIIDRLIAVKGQNGASAFRPDREAKMMRALVSRHTGLLPVDTVEGIWRIIVSTFTYMQAEYSLHADDSGGDAAMRDSARFHFGFTVPYVTHHGAGAVVAAVAGSKGDLGMLRSAGAQEEGAWWTRLIGENAPKIIARLPFVERPNHPAGLPVLIVAKPLAEAASQDIALYALTLPKWHAAAPAAIDALAGEILATAPQGGELSLLVAAPGHVKAAKFVEELAHAGVGRASAEPVGSHAARFELDTARSGVFAPRS, encoded by the coding sequence ATGCGAGACGAATCTTTGCCCAAGATCGAGACCGAAACGCTCGCGGATCTGCGCGACGAGATCGACCGCATCGATCGCGAGATGCATGGCCTGCTGATGCAGCGCGGCGAGATCATCGATCGGCTGATCGCGGTGAAGGGCCAGAACGGCGCCTCCGCCTTTCGCCCGGACCGCGAGGCGAAGATGATGCGCGCGCTGGTCTCGCGGCATACGGGCCTGTTGCCGGTCGATACGGTCGAGGGCATTTGGCGCATCATCGTCTCCACCTTCACCTATATGCAGGCGGAATATTCCCTCCACGCCGATGATTCCGGCGGCGACGCCGCCATGCGCGACAGCGCGCGCTTTCACTTCGGCTTCACCGTGCCTTATGTCACCCATCACGGCGCCGGCGCCGTGGTCGCGGCGGTGGCTGGCTCCAAGGGCGATCTCGGCATGCTGCGCTCCGCCGGCGCGCAGGAGGAGGGCGCCTGGTGGACGCGCCTCATCGGCGAGAATGCGCCCAAGATCATCGCGCGCCTGCCCTTCGTCGAGCGGCCCAATCATCCGGCCGGCCTGCCGGTGCTGATCGTCGCCAAGCCGCTGGCCGAGGCCGCCTCGCAGGATATCGCCCTCTATGCGCTCACGCTGCCGAAATGGCATGCGGCCGCCCCTGCGGCGATCGACGCGCTGGCCGGCGAAATTCTCGCCACCGCGCCGCAGGGCGGCGAGCTGTCGCTGCTCGTCGCCGCGCCCGGCCATGTGAAAGCCGCGAAATTTGTGGAAGAGCTGGCGCACGCCGGCGTCGGCCGCGCCAGCGCCGAGCCGGTCGGCAGCCATGCGGCGCGTTTCGAATTGGACACGGCCCGCAGCGGCGTTTTTGCTCCGAGGAGTTGA
- a CDS encoding type II toxin-antitoxin system RelE/ParE family toxin translates to MSEPRAEQRRFRIFGTREFVVAGTPYLVPYRVQNEAIHILRVYHGARRWPDAF, encoded by the coding sequence ATGTCGGAACCACGAGCGGAACAACGCCGTTTCCGCATTTTCGGCACACGGGAATTCGTCGTCGCAGGAACGCCCTACCTCGTTCCTTATCGCGTGCAGAACGAGGCCATTCACATATTGCGCGTCTATCACGGAGCGCGCCGCTGGCCGGACGCTTTTTGA
- a CDS encoding lytic transglycosylase domain-containing protein has translation MRLAICAAAAAMGFALAGCNSSSPERQFVAKAVEEPPPPKAKLSQREKLEESISRCARTYDIPASLIHTAVRRESNYNPAAKNGPYWGLMQIRYDTARSVGYNGPAKGLLDAETNLAYAGAYLANAFRVAGGDAQRAIQLYAKGFYYEAKRKGLLGQMANGRSSADEKSEPTTTVAEAEPPVTVLAAIDIPAGKHVRPAEPQAQPEPVMMYTEAQAPVALEEQPAQQ, from the coding sequence ATGAGACTGGCGATTTGCGCGGCGGCCGCCGCCATGGGCTTTGCGCTCGCGGGCTGCAATTCCTCTTCTCCCGAACGTCAATTCGTCGCCAAGGCGGTCGAAGAGCCGCCGCCGCCGAAGGCGAAGCTCTCGCAGCGCGAGAAGCTGGAGGAGAGCATCTCCCGTTGCGCGCGCACCTATGACATTCCCGCATCGCTGATCCATACCGCCGTCCGCCGCGAGAGCAATTACAATCCCGCCGCCAAGAACGGGCCCTATTGGGGCTTGATGCAGATCCGCTACGACACGGCGCGCAGCGTCGGCTACAATGGCCCGGCCAAGGGCCTGCTGGACGCGGAAACCAATCTCGCCTACGCCGGCGCCTATCTCGCCAACGCCTTCCGCGTCGCCGGCGGCGACGCGCAAAGGGCCATTCAGCTCTACGCCAAGGGCTTTTATTACGAGGCCAAGCGCAAGGGCCTGCTCGGCCAAATGGCCAATGGGCGCTCCTCCGCCGACGAGAAGAGCGAGCCGACGACGACCGTGGCCGAGGCGGAGCCGCCGGTCACTGTGCTGGCCGCGATCGATATTCCGGCGGGCAAGCATGTCAGGCCGGCCGAGCCGCAAGCGCAGCCGGAGCCGGTCATGATGTATACCGAAGCGCAGGCCCCGGTCGCGCTGGAGGAGCAGCCCGCGCAGCAATAG
- the recN gene encoding DNA repair protein RecN — MLVRLSIRDIVLIDRLDLEFASGLTTLTGETGAGKSILLDAFLLALGARGDASLVRAGEEQGQVTAAFDLPRDHPALAAAREFGLDAEDELVLRRVQTSDGRTRAFVNDQPASAQALRAIGASLVEIHCQHDDRALVDPSAHRALVDAHGALGDRTAQLRELHGVLQRARRELAEEEARVAKARAEADYLRHANEELEALAPQPGEEAALAERRQTMQRSEKVAGDLRDALEAFSGDHSPAGEIASAARRLERRASQAPQLIEPPAKALANALDALSLAEQALEQALRDADFDPRELERIEERLFALRGAARKHQTSVDALPALAERFAADLAALDAGEARIVALSEAVAKAQAAYAKAAESLSAARRAAAKALDALVEGELKPLKLEGARFRTEIVSDPATAGPDGYDRVEFWVQTNPGSRPGPLVKVASGGELARFMLALKVVLADRGSAPTLVFDEIDTGVGGAVADAIGQRLARLAKRAQVLTVTHAPQVAARASRHLRIAKGAVKGKAKDRVATRVAELEEAERREEIARMLSGAAITDEARAAARRLLEGAG; from the coding sequence ATGCTCGTCCGTTTGTCTATTCGCGATATCGTCCTCATCGACAGGCTCGATCTCGAGTTCGCGTCCGGCCTGACCACGCTGACCGGCGAGACCGGCGCCGGCAAATCCATCCTTCTCGACGCTTTCCTTCTCGCGCTCGGTGCGCGCGGCGACGCCTCGCTGGTGCGCGCCGGCGAGGAGCAGGGGCAGGTGACGGCGGCCTTCGATCTGCCGCGCGACCATCCGGCCCTCGCCGCGGCGCGCGAGTTCGGCCTCGACGCCGAGGACGAGCTGGTCTTGCGCCGGGTGCAGACCAGCGACGGCCGCACCCGCGCCTTCGTCAACGACCAGCCGGCGAGCGCCCAGGCGCTGCGCGCCATCGGCGCCTCGCTGGTCGAGATCCATTGCCAGCACGATGATCGCGCGCTCGTCGATCCGAGCGCGCATAGGGCGCTTGTCGACGCCCATGGCGCGCTCGGCGACAGAACCGCGCAGCTGCGCGAGCTGCATGGCGTGCTGCAGCGCGCCCGCCGCGAGCTGGCCGAGGAGGAGGCGCGCGTCGCCAAGGCGCGGGCCGAGGCCGACTATCTGCGCCACGCCAATGAGGAGCTGGAGGCGCTGGCGCCGCAGCCCGGCGAGGAGGCGGCGCTCGCCGAGCGGCGTCAGACCATGCAGCGCTCCGAGAAAGTGGCTGGCGATCTGCGCGACGCGCTCGAGGCTTTTTCAGGCGATCATTCGCCCGCCGGCGAGATCGCCTCCGCCGCGCGGCGGCTGGAGCGGCGCGCGAGCCAGGCGCCGCAGCTGATCGAGCCGCCGGCCAAGGCGCTCGCCAACGCGCTGGACGCGCTCTCTCTCGCCGAGCAGGCGCTCGAGCAGGCGCTGCGCGACGCCGATTTCGACCCGCGTGAATTGGAGCGCATAGAGGAGCGGCTGTTCGCGCTGCGCGGCGCAGCGCGCAAGCATCAGACCAGCGTCGACGCGCTGCCCGCGCTGGCCGAGCGTTTCGCCGCCGATCTCGCCGCGCTCGACGCCGGCGAGGCGCGCATCGTCGCGCTGAGCGAGGCGGTCGCCAAAGCGCAGGCCGCCTACGCGAAGGCGGCGGAAAGCCTTTCGGCGGCGCGGCGTGCGGCGGCCAAGGCGCTCGACGCTCTGGTGGAGGGCGAGCTGAAGCCCTTGAAGCTGGAAGGCGCGCGTTTTCGCACCGAGATCGTCAGCGATCCGGCGACCGCAGGGCCGGACGGCTATGACCGCGTGGAGTTCTGGGTGCAGACCAATCCGGGCTCGCGGCCTGGCCCGCTGGTGAAGGTCGCCTCGGGCGGCGAGCTCGCGCGCTTCATGCTGGCGCTGAAAGTCGTGCTCGCCGATCGCGGCTCGGCGCCGACGCTCGTCTTCGACGAGATCGACACCGGCGTCGGCGGCGCGGTGGCGGACGCCATCGGGCAGCGCCTGGCGCGGCTCGCGAAACGCGCGCAAGTGCTCACCGTCACCCATGCGCCGCAAGTGGCGGCGCGCGCCAGCCGGCATTTGCGCATCGCCAAAGGCGCGGTGAAAGGCAAGGCGAAAGACCGCGTGGCGACGCGCGTCGCCGAGCTGGAGGAGGCGGAGCGCCGCGAGGAGATCGCCCGCATGCTCTCGGGCGCCGCCATCACCGACGAGGCCCGCGCGGCGGCCCGCCGGCTGCTGGAAGGGGCCGGCTGA
- a CDS encoding outer membrane protein assembly factor BamD: MPMIFRSSRYRVAVLACVLLAAAPARADILDSITSGFGLFSGEKYKTEILPDIPAEDIYNQGLARMDAHDYENAAKKFGELEKQYPFSQWARKGLLMQTFAQYQKPAYDDAVASAQRYIGLYPTSPDTPYMYYLAGMSYYNQVPAVMQDQESAEKALAIFTQLVEKFPKSEYVTDVKYKIQVARDQLAAKDMTVGRFYLTRKNYAAAINRFHDVLAKYQTTRHAEEALYRLTEAYFAMGVVNEAQTAAAILGHNFPDSSWYKDAHALLATGGVAPEEHQGSWLSKIGKTLGAS; encoded by the coding sequence ATGCCGATGATTTTCCGCTCGTCCCGTTATCGCGTCGCGGTTCTCGCCTGCGTTCTGCTCGCGGCGGCGCCGGCTCGCGCCGACATTCTGGACAGCATCACGAGCGGCTTCGGTCTCTTCTCGGGCGAGAAATACAAGACCGAGATTCTGCCCGATATTCCGGCCGAGGATATTTACAATCAGGGCCTCGCTCGCATGGACGCCCATGATTATGAGAACGCCGCCAAAAAGTTCGGCGAGCTCGAGAAGCAATATCCCTTCTCGCAATGGGCGCGCAAAGGCCTGCTGATGCAGACTTTCGCGCAATATCAGAAGCCCGCCTATGACGACGCGGTCGCCTCGGCGCAGCGTTACATCGGCCTCTATCCGACCTCTCCCGACACGCCCTACATGTATTATCTCGCGGGAATGTCCTATTATAATCAGGTCCCTGCGGTGATGCAGGATCAGGAGAGCGCCGAGAAGGCTCTGGCAATCTTCACCCAGCTCGTCGAGAAATTCCCCAAGTCGGAATATGTGACCGACGTCAAATACAAGATTCAGGTGGCGCGTGATCAGCTCGCCGCCAAGGACATGACGGTCGGCCGCTTCTATCTGACCCGCAAGAATTATGCGGCCGCGATCAATCGCTTCCACGACGTTCTCGCCAAATATCAGACGACCCGCCACGCCGAGGAGGCGCTATATCGGTTGACGGAAGCCTATTTCGCCATGGGCGTCGTCAATGAGGCGCAGACGGCGGCAGCCATTCTGGGGCATAATTTCCCCGATTCGTCCTGGTACAAGGACGCGCATGCGCTGCTCGCGACGGGCGGCGTCGCGCCCGAGGAACATCAGGGCTCCTGGCTCTCCAAGATCGGCAAGACGCTCGGCGCCAGCTGA